The Harpia harpyja isolate bHarHar1 chromosome 10, bHarHar1 primary haplotype, whole genome shotgun sequence genome includes a region encoding these proteins:
- the ADAM8 gene encoding disintegrin and metalloproteinase domain-containing protein 8 isoform X2, with translation MAPALVPLRRLLLLLLLLLVVHGTTARLEEKLAHVETYETVLPRKVPAPRGKRDLSAPLSIYPDHVLYSIRAEGRDYLLRLEKNKELLGQHYTETHYSANGTEITKKPDIQQDHCFYQGHVQGHTDSAVSISTCSGLSGFFRVNETTFLLEPLEEDVAGQHAVYRAAHLRGKHGTCRESGATLEYDHEPKIPAAMKLYHWKSAPLHKGPRYVELVLVVDNEEFRKHKDLRTVQNRMKEIVNHVDKLYQPLRLRVALIGLEVWSHKDKIVVSPNPEVTLDNFLHWREAELLPRKPHDNAQLITGIDFHGTTVGLAKKLVMCTRDSGGVNQDHSTNPIGAASTMAHEMGHNLGMSHDEDVAGCRCPVPKADGGCVMAASVGLVYPKLFSRCSEQDMWQFLGDPRTSCLLNIPRADELYGGPVCGNQFVERGEQCDCGTPEECSDRCCNATTCQLREGAECARGDCCQDCKVKAAGALCRASKNDCDLTEHCTGLSAECPEDVFQENGIPCQNGNGYCYNGACPSHGEQCRALWGAEAQVAPDVCFKHNSEQHLHLHCLTEYGKRPCSPKDVKCGTLLCLSDNASPVLGDGSYSLFFGRFKCKAVIASNDANEVVAKLRLVPTGAKCGEEMVCYAGRCQNLLVYGNKNCSAKCNNHGVCNHKRECHCEPGWAAPYCEQKISGMAAGSGGVVLAAVLAVLGLSGILLGSGVVLLRGRGTRHFQKGTSSGPAAGLANPLFQEGGRMRPPRRQLSRHDIGHPNLLSSTAAPRDAKTLRPCRPAPQPPAPAPQVTSPASPGQPLQAKPKPPSKPLPALKSKAQCRGEGPPGPALPCSPMTPPSVFQQGVPPKVALKPPPARR, from the exons AGCATCTACCCAGACCACGTCCTCTACAGCATCCGTGCCGAAGGCAGGGACTACCTCCTGCGGCTGGAGAAGAACAA ggagctgctggggcagcactACACTGAGACGCACTACTCAGCCAATGGCACAGAGATCACGAAGAAGCCAGACATTCAG CAGGATCACTGCTTTTATCAGGGCCACGTGCAAGGACACACTGACTCGGCAGTGAGCATCAGCACCTGCAGCGGGCTCAG TGGGTTTTTCCGGGTGAATGAGACCACCTTCCTGCTGGAGCCCCTGGAGGAGGATGTGGCCGGCCAGCATGCCGTGTACAGAGCAGCTCACCTACGGGGGAAGCACGGCACGTGTCGAGAGTCTGGTGCCACCCTGGAATATGACCACGAACCAAAAATTCCTGCAGCCATGAAGCTCTACCACTGG aAATCAGCTCCGTTACACAAAGGACCCCGATACGTGGAGCTGGTCCTGGTTGTGGACAATGAGGAG TTCAGGAAACACAAGGACTTGCGCACAGTGCAGAACCGCATGAAGGAAATTGTGAACCACGTTGACAAG CTTTATCAGCCTCTTCGCCTGCGGGTGGCCTTGATCGGCTTGGAGGTGTGGAGCCACAAGGACAAAATCGTGGTCAGTCCTAACCCAGAGGTGACACTGGACAACTTCCTCCACTGGCGGGAGGCAGAACTGCTGCCAAGGAAGCCACACGACAATGCCCAGCTGATCAC GGGCATAGACTTCCACGGCACGACCGTAGGGCTTGCCAAGAAGCTTGTGATGTGCACCAGGGACTCAGGCGGTGTCAACCAG GACCACAGCACGAATCCTATCGGCGCTGCGTCCACCATGGCTCACGAGATGGGGCACAACCTGGGGATGTCCCATGATGAAGATGTTGCTGGCTGCCGCTGTCCTGTCCCCAAAGCTGATGGAGGATGTGTCATGGCGGCGAGTGTTGG CTTGGTTTACCCCAAGCTCTTCAGCCGCTGCAGTGAGCAGGACATGTGGCAGTTCCTCGGGGACCCCAGGACCAGCTGCCTGCTGAACATCCCTAGGGCAGATGAGCTGTACGGGGGGCCAGTGTGCGGGAACCAGTTTGTGGAGCGGGGAGAGCAGTGCGACTGTGGCACGCCAGAG GAGTGCTCCGACCGCTGCTGCAATGCCACCACTTGCCAGCTGAGAGAGGGAGCCGAGTGCGCCCGGGGGGACTGCTGCCAGGACTGCAAG GTGAAGGCTGCTGGTGCACTCTGCCGGGCCAGCAAGAACGACTGCGACCTGACTGAGCACTGCACTGGCCTCAGCGCTGAGTGCCCAGAGGATGTATTCCAGGAGAACGGCATCCCCTGCCAGAATGGCAATGGCTACTGCTACAACGGGGCCTGCCCCTCGCATGGCGAGCAGTGCCGCGCGCTCTGGGGTGCAG AGGCCCAGGTGGCTCCTGATGTCTGCTTTAAGCACAACAGCGAGCAACATCTTCACCTCCACTGCCTCACCGAGTATGGGAAGCGGCCCTGCAGCCCCAA ggatgtgAAGTGTGGCACGCTGTTGTGCCTCAGTGACAACGCCAGCCCCGTCCTTGGTGACGGCTCCTACTCCCTCTTTTTTGGCCGCTTCAAGTGCAAGGCGGTCATCGCTAGCAACGATGCCAACGAGGTGGTGGCCAAGCTTAGGCTGGTGCCCACAGGCGCCAAGTGCGGCGAGGAGATG gtcTGCTATGCTGGGCGCTGCCAGAACCTCCTGGTCTATGGCAACAAGAACTGCTCGGCCAAGTGCAACAACCATGGG GTGTGCAACCACAAGCGGGAGTGTCACTGCGAGCCAGGCTGGGCAGCACCCTACTGCGAACAGAAGATTTCGGGGATGGCAGCAG GGAGCGGCGGCGTGGTCTTGGCGGCTGTGCTGGCCGTGCTGGGGCTCTCTGGCATCCTGCTTGGCAGCGGGGTTGTGCTCCTCAGAGGCAGGGGGACAAGGCACTTTCAGAAAGG GACCTCCAGCGGGCCTGCCGCTGGCCTCGCCAACCCACTCTTCCAGGAGGGTGGCCGGATGCGACCCCCCCGCCGCCAGCTGTCCCGCCATGACATCGGCCATCCCAACCTGCTCAGCAGCACGGCAGCCCCGCGGGACGCCAAGACCCTCAGGCCCTGCCGCCCGGCCCCACAG CCGCCAGCGCCAGCCCCCCAGGTGACATCTCCAGCCTCTCCAGGACAGCCCCTGCAG gCGAAGCCAAAGCCGCCCAGCAAGCCTCTCCCAGCACTGAAGAGCAAGGCGCAGTGCCGTGGCGAGGGGCCGCCAGGACCAGCCCTCCCGTGCTCTCCGATGACACCCCCCTCGGTCTTTCAGCAGGGCGTCCCCCCGAAGGTGGCCCTGAAGCCGCCCCCAGCCAGGAGGTGA